The Pocillopora verrucosa isolate sample1 chromosome 2, ASM3666991v2, whole genome shotgun sequence genome has a segment encoding these proteins:
- the LOC131790578 gene encoding serine/threonine-protein kinase Sgk1-like, with the protein MSKQIDVTVPDSETLSSEKSKRFTVYKVLIKLPDGRSYFIFRRYNEFHQMCDKLKKLYPDLHLKLPGKRLLGNNFDPEFIKIRREGLNDVTQKIINHPKAIENPEVREFFSLDNPKNAENNDDDDHPGADESETQAKDMDVDLAGTNNPKAKPSDFLFLKVIGKGSFGKVFLSKNKAEDKFYAIKVLNKAAIRKRNEAKHIMAERNVLLKNIKHPFLVGLHYSFQTRDKLYFVLDYVNGGELFFHLQRERYFPEARAKFYAAEIASAIGYLHSLKIIYRDLKPENILLDYKGHIVLTDFGLCKEGIETSGTTSTFCGTPEYLAPEVLKKQEYDNSVDWWCLGAVLYEMMYGLPPFYSRNTAEMYDNILHKPLRLRSNISESARTLLAGLLQKDRTKRFGRDDDFDEIKNHAFFRSIDWQLLYDKKIDPPYNPNVSGQLDLKHFDPEFVREPVPGSVGKSADSAFLSASVDDPDDAFVGFTYVPPTDLTE; encoded by the exons ATGTCAAAGCAGATAGACGTAACGGTGCCGGACTCTGAAACATTGAGCTCAGAGAAATCTAAGCGATTTACG gtATACAAAGTACTGATCAAACTACCAGATGGAAGGAGCTACTTTATTTTTAGAAGATACAATGAATTTCATCAGATGTGTGATAAG ctcaAAAAGCTTTACCCTGACTTGCATCTTAAACTACCTGGCAAGAGACTATTAGGAAATAACTTTGACCCTG AGTTTATCAAGATCAGAAGAGAAGGTCTCAATGATGTCACACAAAAGATCATCAATCACCCAAAAGCCATTGAAAA CCCTGAGGTGAGGGAATTCTTCTCACTTGATAATCCAAAGAATGCTGagaacaatgatgatgatgaccaTCCTGGAGCTGATGAGTCTGAGACTcag gCAAAGGATATGGATGTTGACTTAGCAGGAACAAATAATCCAAA GGCAAAACCCAGCGATTTCTTGTTCTTAAAAGTGATTGGAAAAGGGAGTTTTGGAAAG GTATTCCTGTCAAAGAACAAGGCAGAGGATAAATTCTATGCCATCAAAGTTCTCAACAAGGCTGCTATCAGGAAAAGAAATGAG GCAAAACATATCATGGCAGAACGGAACGTGctgctaaagaatatcaagcATCCATTTTTGGTG GGTCTTCACTACTCTTTCCAAACAAGGGACAAGCTTTACTTTGTTTTAGATTATGTCAATGGTGGAGAG cttttctttcatCTGCAAAGAGAGAGATATTTCCCTGAAGCAAG GGCAAAGTTCTATGCTGCAGAAATTGCATCAGCAATTGGGTATCTACACTCTCTTAAAATCATTTATAG ggACTTGAAACCAGAAAACATTCTCTTGGATTACAAG GGTCATATAGTTTTAACAGACTTTGGACTTTGCAAGGAGGGAATAGAAACGTCTGGAACAACATCAACATTCTGTGGCACACCAGAA TACCTTGCACCAGAAGTTCTTAAGAAACAGGAATATGACAATTCTGTTGACTGGTGGTGCCTTGGTGCAGTCTTGTATGAAATGATGTATGGTTTG CCGCCATTTTACAGTCGCAATACAGCAGAAATGTATGATAACATTTTGCACAAACCGCTGCGTCTGAGGAGTAACATTTCTGAGAGTGCAAGGACCCTTCTTGCAGGG CTTCTGCAGAAGGATCGCACTAAAAGATTTGGACGAGATGATGATTTT GATGAAATAAAGAATCATGCATTCTTTAGATCCATTGACTGGCAGTTGTTATATGACAAGAAGATAGACCCACCATACAATCCAAATGTG AGTGGTCAACTGGATCTAAAGCATTTTGATCCTGAATTTGTGCGGGAACCAGTACCAG